One Microcebus murinus isolate Inina chromosome 10, M.murinus_Inina_mat1.0, whole genome shotgun sequence DNA segment encodes these proteins:
- the RPL3 gene encoding large ribosomal subunit protein uL3, translating to MSHRKFSAPRHGSLGFLPRKRSSRHRGKVKSFPKDDPSKPVHLTAFLGYKAGMTHIVREVDRPGSKVNKKEVVEAVTIVETPPMVVVGIVGYVETPRGLRTFKTIFAEHISDECKRRFYKNWHKSKKKAFTKYCKKWQDEDGKKQLEKDFSSMKKYCQVIRIIAHTQMRLLPLRQKKAHLMEIQVNGGTVAEKLDWARERLEQQVPVNQVFGQDEMIDVIGVTKGKGYKGVTSRWHTKKLPRKTHRGLRKVACIGAWHPARVAFSVARAGQKGYHHRTEINKKIYKIGQGYLIKDGKLIKNNASTDYDLSDKSINPLGGFVHYGEVTNDFVMLKGCVVGTKKRVLTLRKSLLVQTKRRALEKIDLKFIDTTSKFGHGRFQTMEEKKAFMGPLKKDRIAKEEGA from the exons ATG TCTCACAGGAAGTTCTCAGCTCCCAGACACGGGTCCTTGGGCTTCTTGCCTCGGAAGCGCAGCAGCAGGCATCGTGGGAAGGTGAAGAGCTTCCCCAAGGATGATCCGTCCAAGCCTGTCCACCTCACAGCCTTCCTGGGATACAAGGCTGGCATGACCCACATCGTGCGGGAAGTCGATAGGCCAGGATCAA AGGTGAACAAGAAAGAAGTCGTGGAGGCTGTGACCATTGTGGAGACGCCGCCCATGGTGGTCGTAGGCATTGTGGGCTATGTGGAAACTCCTCGAGGCCTCCGGACTTTTAAGACCATCTTTGCTGAGCATATCAGCGATGAGTGCAAAAGGCGCTTTTACAAGAACTG GCATAAATCTAAGAAGAAGGCCTTCACCAAGTACTGCAAGAAATGGCAGGATGAGGATGGCAAGAAGCAGCTGGAGAAGGACTTCAGCAGCATGAAGAAGTACTGCCAAGTCATTCGCATCATCGCCCACACCCAG ATGCGCCTGCTTCCTCTGCGCCAGAAGAAGGCCCACCTGATGGAGATCCAGGTGAACGGAGGCACCGTGGCTGAGAAACTGGACTGGGCCCGGGAGAGGCTAGAGCAGCAGGTCCCTGTGAACCAAGTGTTTGGGCAGGACGAGATGATCGATGTCATCGGGGTGACCAAGGGCAAAGGCTACAAAG GGGTTACCAGTCGTTGGCACACCAAGAAACTGCCCCGCAAGACCCACCGAGGGCTGCGGAAGGTTGCCTGTATCGGGGCCTGGCATCCTGCCCGTGTGGCTTTCTCTGTGGCACGGGCTGGCCAGAAAGGCTACCATCACCGCACAGAGATCAACAAGAAG ATCTATAAGATCGGCCAGGGCTACCTTATCAAGGATGGCAAGCTGATCAAGAACAATGCTTCTACCGACTACGACCTGTCTGACAAGAGTATCAACCCCCTG GGTGGTTTTGTCCACTACGGTGAAGTGACTAATGACTTTGTGATGCTGAAAGGTTGTGTGGTGGGAACCAAGAAGCGAGTGCTCACCCTCCGCAAG TCCTTGTTGGTGCAGACCAAACGGCGGGCTCTGGAGAAAATTGACCTTAAGTTCATCGATACCACCTCCAAGTTTGGCCATGGCCGGTTCCAGACTATGGAGGAGAAGAAGGCGTTCATG GGACCACTTAAGAAGGACCGAATTGCCAAAGAAGAAGGAGCTTAA